From a region of the Panicum virgatum strain AP13 chromosome 2K, P.virgatum_v5, whole genome shotgun sequence genome:
- the LOC120696223 gene encoding protein EGG APPARATUS-1-like, which produces MAKDDEKLAGGAAVGAVISYFLWPVAAPAAVVMMKAPGAAGFLISRAAFLVNPKLYFALLRTAGAAAAAAAFAA; this is translated from the coding sequence ATGGCGAAGGACGACGagaagctcgccggcggcgccgccgtgggcgcCGTCATCTCCTACTTCCTGTGGCCCGtggcggccccggcggcggtcgTCATGATGAAGGCGCCCGGCGCCGCGGGGTTCCTCATCTCCCGCGCCGCATTTTTAGTAAACCCCAAACTCTACTTCGCCCTCCTCCGCACCGCCGgagcggcagccgccgccgccgcgttcgcCGCCTAG